One window of the Candidatus Nitrospira nitrosa genome contains the following:
- a CDS encoding DUF2283 domain-containing protein: MAEKVKVWFDPEGDYLEVQFRDAPGFMRPTAHDAVMERVDEQGHVLGFSVLGVSRFPKDHPLEAELVAGD; encoded by the coding sequence ATGGCCGAAAAAGTGAAAGTCTGGTTTGATCCAGAAGGGGATTACTTGGAAGTTCAGTTTCGAGACGCACCAGGGTTTATGCGGCCAACGGCACACGACGCCGTAATGGAGCGTGTGGATGAACAGGGCCATGTGCTGGGGTTCAGTGTGCTTGGCGTCAGCCGCTTTCCGAAAGACCATCCATTGGAAGCAGAACTTGTTGCCGGGGACTAA